Below is a window of Gossypium hirsutum isolate 1008001.06 chromosome A12, Gossypium_hirsutum_v2.1, whole genome shotgun sequence DNA.
cttttttgagaAAAGTGTTTTTTAACTTTTAAGTGCAAGAGTAAGGTGTTGTTTGATAAGCTGaaatattaagttttgaattttttaagaactaaatttatattagaaaattgttTGCGGAATTAGTaaaccatataataaaattaaaaaaagtttaacgGTTTGTCAAACACACCCTAAGTCTTAAACTTTGCAAAATTATAGCAATTGTTGACATATTTTCacctttaataaaacaataaagatcagaaattcaaaatttatatggCTTTGTAGAATTCATGAGTGCTTATCATTGAATCTGTTTGAGCAGATACTTGTAGGAGTTTAAAGTCTTACTTAGCCTCAGTAGCTTTGGATTATGTCTTCATTGTTCTACCCACACTCTTAATTTTCACTGTAAGTACTCCCAGTTCGCATTCTAAAGATTTTGTTGGAATCCCCAAATTCGACTTTTGTTGTTTGATAAAAGAGTTATCGGTGTAATAGGTTCTAGCAGAGTGGGTATACATATGCATGATTGGGTTATTGTTCTTGCTGATCTTCTTTACTGCAGTCAAAAGGTAGAACTTGATGAAAGTTTCATATATGCGTTATTTCTTCAATCATTACTCATTATTCTACAGAGAACTGTGTTGTTGATGTAAAAGTATATTAACTCAAAGCCTTCTCATGCAGAACTTACTCTTTGCCTTACATGGAAGGACCTAATGCTTCAAGGGCAAGCATATCATCTTATAGGGTTGTTACGGTATAGTGTCTTACCTGCTTGTATATTATGCAAATTGGTTTCTTTTGAAATTACTATCTTTGCTTAATGTACCTTTTTGAATTTGTGATAGATTTTCAGTGGGAATTTATTGATATTCTTTGTCACTTACTTGTGTATCTTGGCTGTTGGTACATTgtttaatttgtaataaatttttaGTGGGAAAATTTTGCAGATGTTTATCACATATGCTTGTGTATCTTGAGAGAATATGCTAAGACAGAGACTTACGGGACTAGCTTGGTAAGATATTATCAAGGTcgttaatatttttcttttcatcttcatGCATATTATTTCTTTTTGCTAATAATTTAAGTAGGTAAATTTACAGCTTTTTAGAGGTAAAACCCATGTTAACATTTAATCCTATACCCTCGTACATAATATTTTTGTTACCTTTGCTTGTCGTAGGATTTTAACGTTGCTTATAGACAGATATGTTGAAAGAATTTCACGTAGAATGGTAGGATATCGTATAtttactaatttgtaaaactatctTGGAATTCACAATCATGATTCACTAAACCGTGCTATGCAATTTTTTGCAGTGCAACCTGGCTTATGTTACTTGGGTGGTGGCTCAAAATCTACAGGTTTtgcaatttcttcttcttcttcctctctttttaaaatttcttgagttaattgcaccaaacatcctcaatttctttttattacaTTTAAGAAGAGGATTGGATGGTACTGGTTCTATGATTATATGTGCTTGTCAACTACTAGTTTGAGTGAAAAACAAAGACATTTTATGAGCAAAGTGTCCTTTCCTTCTAAGATGTATTTTGGTGGAGCTATTAAACTTAGTTTGACATAGTGTTTTTAATTGCAAAATTTTGATAAACTTTTTAGTGTTTTGTTTTAGTCTCTGATCTTGTATTTGATGGCATGGCAGAACACATTTATCTAGGATGGGAAGGAGATGGCATCAGTGCTTTATACTTATCGCAGTTGTGTCAAAGCACTTCCTCAGGCATTTTAGCCTTAGTTGAttctaatttatacatatttttaaggtaaacaatgttCTAATATAATTTGCTAGTTTTAGTGTAAAGCAATGTTCTTTTTTATGTGGTGTAGGGGGTATGTTGGAATTCACAGTTCGGGATTCAGAAACTTGCTACTGAAACCAAAGCTGCTTCGATCTATTGTGGATTTTGGTT
It encodes the following:
- the LOC107924155 gene encoding uncharacterized protein At4g17910 isoform X4; amino-acid sequence: MLLRHTFCSQTVNDTCRSLKSYLASVALDYVFIVLPTLLIFTVLAEWVYICMIGLLFLLIFFTAVKRTYSLPYMEGPNASRASISSYRVVTWENFADVYHICLCILREYAKTETYGTSLCNLAYVTWVVAQNLQGVCWNSQFGIQKLATETKAASIYCGFWF
- the LOC107924155 gene encoding uncharacterized protein isoform X2, which codes for MLLRHTFCSQTVNDTCRSLKSYLASVALDYVFIVLPTLLIFTVLAEWVYICMIGLLFLLIFFTAVKRTYSLPYMEGPNASRASISSYRVVTWENFADVYHICLCILREYAKTETYGTSLVRYYQVQPGLCYLGGGSKSTEHIYLGWEGDGISALYLSQGYVGIHSSGFRNLLLKPKLLRSIVDFGFEHPSEGKVLNSCLMLTFVNSMN
- the LOC107924155 gene encoding uncharacterized protein At4g17910 isoform X3: MLLRHTFCSQTVNDTCRSLKSYLASVALDYVFIVLPTLLIFTVLAEWVYICMIGLLFLLIFFTAVKRTYSLPYMEGPNASRASISSYRVVTWENFADVYHICLCILREYAKTETYGTSLVRYYQVQPGLCYLGGGSKSTEHIYLGWEGDGISALYLSQLCQSTSSGGMLEFTVRDSETCY
- the LOC107924155 gene encoding uncharacterized protein At4g17910 isoform X6, whose product is MLLRHTFCSQTVNDTCRSLKSYLASVALDYVFIVLPTLLIFTVLAEWVYICMIGLLFLLIFFTAVKRTYSLPYMEGPNASRASISSYRVVTWENFADVYHICLCILREYAKTETYGTSLCNLAYVTWVVAQNLQNTFI
- the LOC107924155 gene encoding uncharacterized protein isoform X1, with protein sequence MLLRHTFCSQTVNDTCRSLKSYLASVALDYVFIVLPTLLIFTVLAEWVYICMIGLLFLLIFFTAVKRTYSLPYMEGPNASRASISSYRVVTWENFADVYHICLCILREYAKTETYGTSLVRYYQVQPGLCYLGGGSKSTEHIYLGWEGDGISALYLSQLCQSTSSGILALVDSNLYIFLRGYVGIHSSGFRNLLLKPKLLRSIVDFGFEHPSEGKVLNSCLMLTFVNSMN
- the LOC107924155 gene encoding uncharacterized protein At4g17910 isoform X5 gives rise to the protein MLLRHTFCSQTVNDTCRSLKSYLASVALDYVFIVLPTLLIFTVLAEWVYICMIGLLFLLIFFTAVKRTYSLPYMEGPNASRASISSYRVVTWENFADVYHICLCILREYAKTETYGTSLVRYYQVQPGLCYLGGGSKSTGGMLEFTVRDSETCY